From a single Osmerus mordax isolate fOsmMor3 chromosome 6, fOsmMor3.pri, whole genome shotgun sequence genomic region:
- the pou2f2b gene encoding POU class 2 homeobox 2a: MTKAAAMAAMEFSNVWLPDIRMSKPAEVEKPGVDSPMESTDSERNGPDSNHQVQPMKINPFPLSPTISGSESKMEDCGEMVPVPLPSHGPAPSHGPAPSQTALQQHPQLMLTGSQIAGDIQQLLQLQQLVLVPGHPLQSPAQFLLPQAQQGQQGLLSTPNLIPLPQQNQGGLLSAPTRLGLQAQRDKGVEVGGGGGVTTVSSVTSHPEEPSDLEELEQFARTFKQRRIKLGFTQGDVGLAMGKLYGNDFSQTTISRFEALNLSFKNMCKLKPLLEKWLNDAEIMSIDSTLPSPSSLSSSSMGFEGLPGRRRKKRTSIETNVRVALERAFITNQKPTSEEILMIAEQLNMEKEVIRVWFCNRRQKEKRINPNSSTPPLPSQAPSAPQTHKPPCYSPHMLSSQLSQAVTSLSTTVTTMSSTCPLTSSLSSAHPCLSSSPVTPPPRSTASPATPSHSTLNLNTGLWRMGKKNGDVSSYISDFAANLRNTVMGVNTGMNQALLGNNPLATIQALAASGGQLPLSSLEGGSKVLMGGTGGQGGCLPSSIFLNHPALLHMGQNPGAGLVSSAVAKASQSSPFPSASSVSPTPCSPSPCSSPASSCSSSELAHSPPSLGGAKIE; encoded by the exons ATGACCAAGGCAGCAGCTATGGCAGCGATGGAGTTCTCTAACGTGTGGTTGCCAG ATATAAGGATGTCAAAGCCAGCAGAGGTGGAGAAACCAGGAGTCGACTCTCCGATGGAGAGCACAG ATTCAGAACGAAACGGCCCCGACTCCAATCATCAG GTTCAGCCAATGAAAATCAACCCCTTTCCCCTTTCTCCTACCATCAGTGGCagcgag AGTAAGATGGAAGATTGTGGTGAAATGGTCccagttcctctcccctctcatggccccgccccctctcatggccccgccccctcacagACAGCCCTCCAGCAACATCCACAGCTCATGCTGACTGGCTCCCAGATAGCaggg GACAtccagcagctgctgcagctACAGCAGCTAGTGCTGGTCCCCGGCcaccccctccagtcccccgcCCAGTTCCTCCTTCCGCAGGCACAGCAGGGGCAGCAAG gACTACTATCTACACCAAATCTTATTCCACTACCTCAGCAGAACCAAGGGGGCCTCCTGTCGGCTCCGACCAGGCTGGGTCTCCAAGCACAG AGAGATAAGGGCGTGGAGGTCGGCGGTGGCGGGGGAGTGACCACTGTCTCctcggtgacctctcaccccgAGGAGCCTAGCGACCTGGAAGAGCTGGAGCAGTTCGCGCGCACCTTTAAACAGAGGCGCATCAAGCTCGGCTttacacag ggggaTGTGGGCCTGGCCATGGGGAAGCTGTATGGTAATGACTTCAGCCAGACCACCATCTCCCGCTTCGAGGCCCTCAACCTGAGCTTCAAGAACATGTGCAAGCTCAAGCCCCTGCTGGAGAAGTGGCTGAACGACGCAG agATCATGTCCATAGACAGCACCCTGCCCAGCCCCAGTTCCTTGTCTTCTTCCTCTATGGGCTTCGAGGGGTTGCCAGGCCGACGCAGGAAAAAGAGAACCAGCATTGAGACCAACGTACGCGTGGCCCTGGAGCGCGCCTTcatcacg AACCAGAAGCCTACCTCAGAGGAGATCCTGATGATTGCCGAGCAGCTCAACATGGAGAAGGAGGTGATCCGTGTCTGGTTCTGCAACCGCCGGCAGAAAGAGAAGCGCATCAACCCCaacagctccacccctcccctgcccagccAGGCCCCCAGCGCCCCCCAGACGCACAAGCCCCCCTGCTACAGCCCCCACATG TTGTCCAGTCAGCTGTCCCAGGCTGTGACCAGCCTCAGCACAACCGTGACCACCatgtcctccacctgccccctgacctccagcctCAGCTCCGCCCACCCCTGTCTCAGCTCCTCCCccgtgacccctcccccccgcagCACAGCCAGCCCAGCCACTCCCAGCCACAGCACACTGAACCTCAACACAGG CTTGTGGCGTATGGGTAAGAAGAACGGAGATGTTTCGAGCTACATCAGCGATTTTGCTGCAAACTTGAG GAACACTGTGATGGGAGTTAACACAGGGATGAACCAAGCTCTACTCGGAAACAACCCACTGGCCACTATACAAG ccctAGCAGCCAGTGGTGGCCAGCTGCCTCTTTCCAGTCTTGAGGGGGGCAGCAAGGTGCTGATGGGGGGCACTGGGGGACAAGGAGGCTgccttccctcctccatcttcctcaaccaccctgccctcctacacatgggccagaaTCCCGGCGCTGGATTGGTCAGCAGCGCCGTAGCCAAagcctcccagtcctcccctttCCCGTCCGCCAGCAGCGTCAGccccaccccctgctccccctccccctgctcaagccccgcctcctcctgctcctccagcgaATTGGCACACAGCCCACCTTCTCTGGGAGGAGCCAAGATCGAGTGA